Proteins encoded together in one Rhipicephalus sanguineus isolate Rsan-2018 chromosome 9, BIME_Rsan_1.4, whole genome shotgun sequence window:
- the LOC119405354 gene encoding mitotic-spindle organizing protein 1 → MAAPSGDDRRKAVKETFDVLLEMSQLLNTGLDPQSLALCVQLCESGVNPEALACLIKEIRARTSSNVNSSSMRPEHAER, encoded by the exons atgGCGGCTCCCAGTGGTGATGATCGACGGAAGGCTGTCAAGGAAACTTTCGACG TGCTCTTGGAGATGTCACAGCTGCTGAACACGGGTCTGGACCCGCAGTCGCTGGCGCTCTGCGTCCAACTGTGCGAAAGCGGCGTGAATCCCGAAGCCCTGGCCTGCCTCATCAAGGAGATTCGCGCCCGAACGTCGTCCAACGTCAACAGTTCG AGCATGCGGCCTGAACATGCCGAGCGGTGA